TATTTGAGGAAATTGATTGTCTTCAATGTGCGAATTGCTGTAAAACGACGGGACCTTTGTACACCGAAAAGGATATTGAACGAATTTCCAAGCATCTTCGTATGAAAGCCTCTGATTTTGAAGCGAAATTCCTTCGTGTAGATGAAGATAATGATAAAGTTTTGCAAAACCTTCCCTGCTTTTTTTTGAATGCAGATAACACATGCTCTATATATGAGGTCCGCCCGAAAGCATGCAGAGAATACCCTCATACAGATCGTAAAAAAATCTTCCAGATCAATAATCTTATGATTAAGAATACCGTAATTTGTCCTGCGGCATATAAATTTGTAGAGAAAATTATGAAGAATTTGGCAAAATAAACTACATTTCCAAAATCGTCTTAAAAGATTATAAAGTACGTTACACTAAATATTTACATATAATATTCGATAAAATGGTGCCGTTTAACTTAAACAACCATTTAAAATATTATTATGAAAAAGTTAATTTTTACAGCAGCATTCTCATTAGTCGGAGTAATCGCAGTATCGGCGCAGACAACAACACAAAGTCCTGCAGAAACACCTAACCAGACCACTCAGAATCAAACTCAAACTCAGAATCAACAGCTGCAGACAACTGACCCCAACGTTATTTCAACGCAGCAAAATACGCAGACTGTGGATCCTTCGGTTCAAAATCAAACAACTGTAACCACTACAGATCCTAATCAGGATGCGACAAAA
The sequence above is a segment of the Chryseobacterium sp. MYb264 genome. Coding sequences within it:
- a CDS encoding YkgJ family cysteine cluster protein: MNLESYKKQALQKQKEHKKFLDGLKKKPPKNLDYIVQETHDEVFEEIDCLQCANCCKTTGPLYTEKDIERISKHLRMKASDFEAKFLRVDEDNDKVLQNLPCFFLNADNTCSIYEVRPKACREYPHTDRKKIFQINNLMIKNTVICPAAYKFVEKIMKNLAK